Genomic segment of Candidatus Rokuibacteriota bacterium:
AACCGCCGGGCCTCTGCCCGCCGAAGATGGTCACGCGCGACCCGATCGGAGGTCACAGCGACACCACGTCGCCGGGTTTCCAGTCCGGCTTCAGGTCCCAGTACTCGTATCCGTCCTCGTCCACGTACCGGCGCGACCCTAGCTCGGCGAGGCGGCGGCGGAGCCGCTCCAGGACCGCGGCAAAGAAGTCCCCCGTGTCCAGGAGGATCACGTGGCCCGACAGCATGCCGAGGTAGTAGGGCTTCACCTCCCGGGCCTCCTCCGGCGTCAGGAGAATGGGGGCCACAGCGTCGGCGAAGGTCTCGGACACGGCACGGGCAACCTCCCGGAGACCCCGGTACCGCTCGAAGCGGCGCCGCGGCAGACAACGGGCGATGACCAGGACATCGACATCGCTCTCCGACCGTGCCGCGCCCCGAGCGTGCGAGCCGAACACGACCACGCTGACGAGATCCCGGCCGAAGCGCGTCTTCAGCAGGTCGACGTATCGGCCGAGATCCACCCGGAGAGCGTCAGACAGCATCAGGCCTCCCGTGTCGTGTTCTGCAAATCATCCTCGAACTCTTGCACCTATCCTGCAAGGTTTCTCGATCCGCGGCGCCTGCGAGGTCGATCCCGTCCTTCATGCCCCGGGCCGCCTGGTGGCCGTCGAGGGCAAGGCGGGCCAGCGCGCCCACCGCGCCGACGCCCGCCCCCGTCGTCCGGGCCGCGCCCGACTGGCGCCTGTTCGGGCCGGGGAGTGAGCAGCGCGTGAGCACAGTCACCGGGACCATCTACTCGCCAACGGCATCGAGTACCACCCTTTGAAGGGCCTCGCTGAGCCAGAATCCCTCGTTACTCATCGCGTCCAGAATCGGTCTGACGTTGGGCACCACGCCGCGGTACTTCGCCTCGACAAGCACGCCGAGTACGCCGGTCACCCGAAGCCCCATCGCTCGCGCCACGCGGCGTCCGTCGGCGTCGTCCATGACGAGCAGGGCGTCACCGATTTCGGCCGCCAGAGCGATCGCCTCCGCCTCACCTCGCCCAGGTCGACGGAGAGCGTTTGGACAAGTGTCGCACTCTGCACGGCCCGGACGCGCATGTGTTCGACAAATTGCCGGAGGTCTGGAGTGACGAGCTGAGTCTTCGCCAGCACTTCGTCCACAACGGCCACCGGAATCGCGATCTCCTCGTAGAGCACAGAAAGGAGATCGAGTCGCCGCACCTTGCCCAGCACGATGAGCGGGCTCGAATCGACGACTGCCGTCATCCCCGGGACCGGGCTCTTGCCTCTGCGACCTCACGATCCAGCTCGGCCGGCGTGTAGTTGAACACCGGCACGCGATATCGCCCGAGCCCGAGCAGAAACGTCGTCCGATCCACGCCAGCCAGGGCCGCCGCCTTTCCCGACGAGATCTTGCCCAACTCGTAGAGCTTGACGGCGGCCAGCATCTTCAGTTCTGCGGCGAACTCCTCCTTGCTCTCCCGCAATGTCATCCGGACGTCCGCTGGGTATTCGACACTCACACTCTCTCGCGACTCATCCATGTCCGACCATCCTCTCCTGAGATCGTAGCCGGTTCATGACGCCATCGGTCATCTGAACACCCTCCCGTTCATCTTGGCTCGGTCCGCTACCCCCCTTGAAGCACACCGCTCGCCCGGGCCGGGCCCTTGGCCTCACGCTCTGGGTGCCCGCCCTCTCGCCCTGGCGGTGGAGCGCGACTCCCCCTGAGGTCAAGGCCGGCCAGCGCGCCCGCCGCGCCGATACCCGCCCGCTCACCGAGGTGCTCGGCGCCCTGGCCGTGCGCGGCGTGGCGCGCGACGCCCGGCGCCTCGGCCTCGTCGTCACCCGCGGCCGCGAGGTGGAGCCGCTCGCCCCCGGCGTCTGGGCCGTGCCCGACTGGCGCCTGTTCGGACCGGGGGGCCTGACGTGACAGTCCATCCTCAGACTCTGCCTTTCGCTACCGTGCCCGGTATTCGCTGAAGCCGGGCCCGCTGTTCACCAGCCCTATCGGAATGACTGTCTGGACGAACCGGCGGTGACGTTCACGCCGAGGGCTGGTCTCCGTGAACGAGCTGAGCACCTCTAGACTGGCTTCTGGCCCGAAGTCGTCGAGCGGCGCAATGTGCGCTCGAAGGGGAATCGCCCATTGCCGTCCGGCATCAAGAGGCTGCGTGAACCCGCTCCCCAGCTCAACACGCCTTGCGATTCCGCCAAACTGGATGAACGATCCCCTCTTCCCGACATAGGACACGTGAGGTGCCGCTTCGACCAGGCGGCCGGCCAGCCAGTCGTCTCCGCCCGCAAGATCGAAGGCCCATTGCCACATTCCGCGGTGATGGACGACCTCACGGTAGGCGATGCTGGCGATGTAGGGCCGGAGCGGATCTCCCTGGCGCGATTCCTGGCGAACCTTGACGAACGTGTGGGTAACGACTGCGTCTCCCGGGGGCGCCACCCGCACCTCCACGTCTACGAGGGCCCGAAGAAACGCCCTGCAGTCCGCATCCGCCCAGCCTGCTCGGAAGCCGCCATCAACGTAGGCCATCTTGACTGCATAAGGAGTCGGGACGATCAACGTCTTCCCCACCGAACTGGTGGCCAGACTGATCTTGAGCGAGAACAGGGCGGTCGCGCCATAGTCCACGACGAGCCACCGGCCTGGCCCGGGGACTCCTGCAACGGGCTTGGCTGTTCCCAGCTCGACCAGCCGCGCCTCACGCCTTGCCTCGGGCGCCCCGACGGCATTCGACCTCCCGGCGTCGCGCATCGCTCAGGCTCCCGCGACCTCGAGGCTCGCGGCCACGTCGCTCAAGACCTTCACCCCCTCCGCCAGGCCCTCGAACCGCCGGACCGTGATGCCATCCTTCGCGATCCCGTTGAGCGCGGCAGCGACCGCCTCGATCTCTTGCCGATAGCTGTCATTCAGCGGGCTCACGGTGGGCGCGGGCAGAGACACCGACGACACCGCGACCACTCCCTCGCACGCGACGATGTGAGGATTCTGCGTGTTCCTCTGGGCGCCGGTTGGCTTGAGCAGCGTGGCTGCCAGCGAGTGGATCAGCGCCTGCCCGCGGGCCCGGCGGCCGGCACCGTCCACCCCGTACTGCCGCGTGATGTCATTCAATCCGATCCGGTAGAGATCGAGGTTGCAGATCAGCGCGTACACCCCTGATGAGGCAGGTCGGTGGAAGATCGCCTGGCGTCCCGCCACGGTATCATCTCCGGCTGCTGCCCCTCTGCCCTCAGGCGCGTACTTCACATGGAAGTACTGCTCGGTCGTCGTGAGGGGCTGACCAGCGCCGTCTTCGGGCAATCCGACCACCCAGCCGAACTCCACCACCGACTTCCTTCCCACAGATCGGCCCCGTGTCACCAGTGCCCCTGCGATGTCGGTGAGGCTGCACTCTTGCAGCATCCGGGCCAGGATCTCGGACTCCGTGGCCTTCCGCCGCTTCTTCTTCCCGTCAGCCGTGAAGTCCTGCTCCTTCTCGCAGAACTCGACGAAGGCCTCGTTCAGCGCGTTGATGCGATCGGCGTCGTGCGCCCTCGCGCCCGGCGACAGTGGCTGCCCGGTCGCGTCAAGGAGCGGCACCAGGTGCTCCACGAGGATATGCTTGAACATGTCCCCACTGATGCCATTGACAACGGCGCGCCGGCCGCGCTGGTCAATGATCTGGACCATCCGCGTCTGCTGCTGGTTCCCCTCCGTACCCTCGTTGTTGAGACTGTGCAGGTCGAGCGTGATGCGCGCACACAGTGACAGCGAGTTGACTGCCATGGCAGCTCCTTTCCTCACCGGCGTGGCTACTCCTGACCCTCTGCTCCAGTGCCCTCGGCGGCACCGCCATCCGCACCGCCCTCCGCCACTTCGCCCTCCCGGGGCTCGCGGCATGACCCGAAGGCGCAGAGCAGCGCGCCGACGAGGGGCGACCCGTGGCGCTCGACCAGGGCGGCAAAGCCTGAGAACTCCTCGGTCGTGACGTTTCGGGGTACGCGCCTCTTCCCCATCTCACGACGGCGAGCATTCTCCGAGTTGTATCGCGAGACGAAGTCGGCCACCGTCTCCATGAGCGGCGCGACACCGGGCATGCTCCTCTTGCGCCTCAGCTCGTGCAGGAGGTCGTATCGGATTTCCCTGTGGTCGGGAATTCCCATGGCCTTCTGTCCCTGGGCGCCAACCGTAGCCCTCCGCACTGCCGCGGCAACGGCCTGGAACCCCGGGTCGCCCAGGACTGCCGTGACCATCACCGGCACATCATCCCCAGCACTCCCCATGAGTACCCTCCTCAGATAGTCCGTGCGGAACGAGCGCACCTTCCGCTTCTGCTCGCGCGCCCGGATCAGGAATGGACCGTACTCCTCGACGAAGGTCAGCAGCGCCCACATCGCGCCGTCACCCCGAGCTTCCAGGAAGCGCCGGTAGGCGATCAGGAGCCCTATCTCGTCCGAGTGCGCTTTCTCCCCGGGGCGCGAGCCGTCCCGCAGCCCCCTGATGACCCGCTGATGCTCGTCCAGGATCGCGAGCCAGAGCTTGGCGTCTTCGCGACTCGTCACCGGAAACCAGCCGGGAAGAACGAGGGTGGACATCGCGGACACCGCCTTCGCATTACCCAGGGACTGGTAGTGAGTCACCATGATCCCCGACACCGCATCGGCTGGGCTCTTGGTGTGAAGGAAGAGTCCCGGGGCAACCTCAAGCCCCTCGTCGTGGTACTCCTCGGAGTGTCGGATCAGCAACTCGGCGAGGCGGAGGACCGCCAGGGCATCCATCTTCGGCGGACCACCGAAGACCCCTCTCTTTCGGAGCTCTCGCGCTACGAACCCCAGGGCCCCGATCGAGATGTCCGCTGGAACGGGGCACAGCAGCCGGACGTGGGCTCCCTGGAAGAACGGGCAGGCGATTCGGAAGTAACCGCGGTACCTCAGCCACTCCACGAACGGGTCCGCCCACTGCTCCTTCGTCTTGTCATTACGATCCGTGCTGTCGGGCTTCAGCCGGCTGTATCCCTTGGCCGCGATCGGCGTGAACACCTGGACGGTGCTGACCTTCCATTCGACGTCGGCGGCGCCCTCATCGCCCGCCAGGCGGGTGAGGCCGGCGGTCACATCGTCGCAGAACGCTGACCGCTTCAGCTCGACGATGGTCCTGTGGACCGAGTTCGACGTCTTATGACCCCCAAGGGCATTGAGCACTTGAAGGAGCCGCCAGTCCTCTCGGACCGCCCCCTCTTGCATCTGGGCTCTGGCCTGGGGGTCTTCCCCGGTCCTCCTCCTCGTCGCACCCTGTGCACGCGCAGCCTGCTTCCGGCGGTCCGCTTTCGCCTTCTCGATCTTGTAGTCCACAACATCCTGAGCGCCCTTCGGCACAGACACCTTCTCGCTCGTCTTGAGGAAGGGATACCCCGGCGCCTGGGGAATCCGATGGAGCTCGGCTCTCTCGAGGCGGCGGGTGGTCTCGACCTCGAAATCGCTCCCGAGGTCACGAATCCGAACCCGGTCATCCGTCGCCTTCAGCAGGTCGGCCAGGCCAGCCGCGGCGAAGACGTCACCATGAGTGCCCGTCTGTTTCCAGACTCGGAAGGGTCCCATGGCCTCAGTCATGGCAGCTCCACTCGGAGGTCGCACGCTGGTCCGACAGCCGCAGGGTACGGGTGAGGTACGCGACCACGGCCCACCACTCGGGGAGACTGTCGGGGCCCGTGGTCAGCACCAAGAGTCGATCAACACCGAAACCTCGGAGCCGGCCCAAGGCGCCTTCATCGGGCGGAACACCGCTCGCGGTTTCCACCGCGCGCTGCCAGCCGGCAGAGAGGGGCAGCGGCGCTTGCTCCCAGCTCGGCGCCCACCACCCGCCATGGTGGGCGACGATGGCCGCCGTGCAGCTCGATGCCACGGCGGCACGCAGTCGCTCGGGGGCCGCCTTGAGCAAGCCGGGAAGAATCGCGCGGCCATAGTAGGCGCTTGCAGGCGCGTGCGGCGGCCGCCGCACCTGGAGGCCTCGCTCGCGCTCGCGATCCTCCGGCCGGTCGGGGTCGAAGTCGGTGTGGGCGAGCGGGACCGAGTGACTGTAGGCGGGGTCTCTCGACCGCTGAGCAGCCTCCGCCCACTGCTGCCAGGCGCCGGTGAGCTTGCCCAGGTCATGCAGCAGCGCGCAGGCTTCCGTTGCCTCCATGATGGCTTGCATGTCGAGACCGAAGCGCTCGAGGAACCCCATCTCGGTCAGACTGCACCGCTCCCGCTCCAGACGCTTCCGGCCCTCGGCAGCGACTCGCTGGGCGTGGTCTGCCCAACTCTCGGCCCGTAGCGGGGCATGCCCCGGACGCCGCGGTTCCTCACGCTCAGGACTCTCCCGTTCCCCGTGTTCTCCAAGGCGAAGCCCGACTTCAGCGTCGTACGCCGCCATGGCCGGTGTCAGGCAGACGACATACGCCTTCCCGAGGTCTCCAAGCGCTTGTATCGGCCGCCACGGCTCATCGTCCCGAGCGACGTCCCAGATCCACCCAGAGCCCTCTTCCCCCTGCCGGAGCGCCCTGGCCACCAGCCGCCGTGACACGCTCACACCTTCCCTTCGGCCCGGGGCATCGGGTGGGGAGCTGCACACGATGAGTCGTACCGAATCGGTGTCCTCGCCCCGGATCAGGTCGGCCACTCGCTTTGGGTCGCGGAGGATCGCGTTCTGCTCGATCCGCCGCATGCAGGTGTCGAACCGCTGCCGCCAGCCCGCGCGAAGCGCTCGCGCGTCACTCGGCCCGTGTGCGGCCTGCACCCATTCCACAGCGCGCTGGGGATCAAGCCGAGTTTCCGTTGCCTGCTCAATAATCCTCCGAGTCTCGGTCAGCGTCTCATCCTCGGCCCCAGGGTCTCCGTATGGCAGCCAGCCACCCGGCTCCACCGGCAATGGGTATACGTGGACCACGCCACTCTCGCCTTCGAACCGGGCGCAACGGCCCGCCCGCTGGACGAGCGCATTCATCGGGCATAGCTCCGTGTGAAGACGCTCGGCCGAGATGTCGAGACCGGCCTCGACGACCTGTGTCGCAACCAGGATGCTGCCGCCCGCCGCGCCCTTGCGGAACAGGGAGGCGATGCGCTCCTCCTTGGCTCGGCGGTCCTGCCTGAAGAAGCGTGAATGCAAGAGGATCAGCGAGACATCCTCCCTTCCGCGCTCTTCCAGGGCGCCCTTCAGTGCCGCGAACATGGCCTGGGCTCGCCCCACCGTATTCAGCAGCACGATGGTGCGAGAGGCGTGGTGGCGCAAGACGGCCTCGGCCGACAGCGGCTCCTGCTGCAAGCGGATGCGCCTGTCGACCTGCGTGACGCTCGGCAAGGACGCGGCGAGGGCCGCCTCTTCCTCGTTGGGCTCAGGGACTGAGACCGTCCCGAGCGCCTCGCGCAGGATATCCACCAGGGACTTCGTGGCCGTGGCGGTCATCCATACTGACTGGCACAGGCCATCGAAGAGACGGATCCCCGCGACCGCGGTCAGAAACGCCCTCTGCGATTCCATGAGGTGGAACTCGTCAAAGACGACGATGGCCCCGACCAGTGCGGCGGCATTGATGTTGTGCAGGCGGTCCGAGAGACCGTAGGGGCCATCGAGGAGCCCGCTCAGCACCTGGTCGTAGGTCGTCACGATGATCGTGCCCCGGTCGAAGAAGGGGTCGTCGGGCTGCTCGCCCGTCTGAAGAGTGACGTAGGGCGGCACGATCTCGCGCCCTCGCGCGTCGATCTCGGGCTCGACAGGATGCCCGCATCTCTTGGCCGCGTCACGGGCTTGCCTGAAGACGCCCTGGGCCAGGGTGCGGAGCGGCAACGCGTAGATCAGCCTCGACGGCCGGCCCGGCCACAAGCCCCCCAGGAAGGGAGCAAAGACGGCCCACGTCTTTCCGGCGCCCGTCGGGGCCCGGACCACGACGTGCTTGCCGGAAACCAGCTCGCGCGCCACGCGCACCTGATAGGGGTAGGGCTTGAAGCCGGTGATCCCCGTGAAGACCTGTTCGTATCCATCGATCCAGGGCGGTGAGACCATCAGTTTGATGTCTGGTGTGCTGTGGTCGCCTCAACCCCGTGCTCCGCCAGCCACTCCCGCGCCGCCTCGCGCAGGCGCTCGTCCCGGAACGCGAACCAGCGCTCGCGCTCGGTCGGCGAGTCGAGGAGCGCGTGCTTGAACCGGCGGAAGGCGCCGGGGCCGTCCAGGGCGATCTCCAGCCGGTCGCGCAGCCGGGCGTCGCCGACCGTCGCGGCGAACTCCGCCATCCAGCCGTACTCGACCCGCGACCCGAGCGGCTCGACGGGGATCAGGTGCCCGGCGTCCAGCCCGGCGTCGATCTCGTCCTCCGAGGGCCAGTCATCGCCGTCGCCGGAGCGGTCGACCGGGACCATCAGCACCTCCCCGCTGCGCACGTCCAGGTAGCCGGTCCACTCGTCGCCGTTCGCGGTGAGCGCCATCTCCAGGTCGTCCCAGTTCACCGGGATCTTCCTCGGTTCCATGGATGCCCTCATCGGCCGCCCGGCATCGCCAGGGGTCCCGCTGTATTCACCACTCTCGCGCCGACCTGTGACAGGGAAGGTCACGTCTCGGCCGGCTCAGCCCGGGCGGTCCAGGCCCAGCTCGGCCCACATCCAGCCGAAGTCGTAGGCCGGGCGGCCCTCCAGACGGTCGCGGGCGGACAGGCTCTCCATGTCCTTGAGGAGCGCGATGACCCGGGGCCGGCTGGTCTTGGACCCCGCGGCCTCGCGGGGGGTCTGGCCGCCCAGGGCCGGCAGCGCCGTGTCCACCCAGTCGCGGTAGTGCTTGTCGTAGTAGGCGCCGAGCACCTCCGCCTCGACCTCGGGCGGGACTCGATCGGCCTCGCGCGGCGGCTTCGCTGGCCGGCGCTCCAGGGCCCGCTCGACGCTCTCGAGGCTGGTGGCGCGATGGCGCACGGCCTCGCCGCAGAGGGCCTCGAGGAGGGCGCGGCCCCGCTCGGCGCGCTGCTGCGAGGTGGTCTCGAGCACGACACGGTCATCGCGGAGGATGAACCAGCCGAGGCTGCGGCGGAACTCCTCGCCGCCCCCGGGCTCGTGCCAGGCATAGCTGCCGTCGTCGTGGCGGTCCAGGTCCGGATGGCTCGCGAGGGCCCGCTCGAGGGCCTCGCGATCGCGGATGTCGAAGACGGCGCTGGCGAAGACCATCTCGTCGCCCTCGGCGGTGCGAAATGCCAGGCGAGAGGCGAGGACGACGTACTCGAGCCACCACAGGAAGAAGACGGGGCCGGAGCGCTTGAAGAAGTCAACGTCGTCCCCGCGGACCCGGCGGCGGAACCTCCTGTGGAGGCTCCGGAGCTCCTTCATGATCGCGTCCTTCGCGCGGGCGGGATAGAGGTACGGGACGCCATCGAGCAGCGGGACGCCATCCGGCCCGAGCATCACACGGGCCGCCAGCACGTCCCACTGGACCACCTGACGGGTGGCGAGCCGCTCCTGCACCTGGATGCGCTTGCCCGCCCACAGGTCGAGGAGGTCGAATCCCTCCTCGCGCCTGACGCCGACGACCTCGTAGGGCCTGAGATGCGTGAGGCGCGAGCGCTCCAGGTAGCGCAGCTCGCCCGACCTGAGCCCCCGGCCCTCCCGCTCGAGGAACTGCTCGACGAGCGTGCGGCCGCTGGCCA
This window contains:
- a CDS encoding nucleotidyltransferase domain-containing protein encodes the protein MLSDALRVDLGRYVDLLKTRFGRDLVSVVVFGSHARGAARSESDVDVLVIARCLPRRRFERYRGLREVARAVSETFADAVAPILLTPEEAREVKPYYLGMLSGHVILLDTGDFFAAVLERLRRRLAELGSRRYVDEDGYEYWDLKPDWKPGDVVSL
- a CDS encoding DUF3368 domain-containing protein — its product is MDDADGRRVARAMGLRVTGVLGVLVEAKYRGVVPNVRPILDAMSNEGFWLSEALQRVVLDAVGE
- a CDS encoding UPF0175 family protein; protein product: MDESRESVSVEYPADVRMTLRESKEEFAAELKMLAAVKLYELGKISSGKAAALAGVDRTTFLLGLGRYRVPVFNYTPAELDREVAEARARSRG
- a CDS encoding DevR family CRISPR-associated autoregulator; its protein translation is MAVNSLSLCARITLDLHSLNNEGTEGNQQQTRMVQIIDQRGRRAVVNGISGDMFKHILVEHLVPLLDATGQPLSPGARAHDADRINALNEAFVEFCEKEQDFTADGKKKRRKATESEILARMLQECSLTDIAGALVTRGRSVGRKSVVEFGWVVGLPEDGAGQPLTTTEQYFHVKYAPEGRGAAAGDDTVAGRQAIFHRPASSGVYALICNLDLYRIGLNDITRQYGVDGAGRRARGQALIHSLAATLLKPTGAQRNTQNPHIVACEGVVAVSSVSLPAPTVSPLNDSYRQEIEAVAAALNGIAKDGITVRRFEGLAEGVKVLSDVAASLEVAGA
- the cas3 gene encoding CRISPR-associated helicase Cas3' — protein: MVSPPWIDGYEQVFTGITGFKPYPYQVRVARELVSGKHVVVRAPTGAGKTWAVFAPFLGGLWPGRPSRLIYALPLRTLAQGVFRQARDAAKRCGHPVEPEIDARGREIVPPYVTLQTGEQPDDPFFDRGTIIVTTYDQVLSGLLDGPYGLSDRLHNINAAALVGAIVVFDEFHLMESQRAFLTAVAGIRLFDGLCQSVWMTATATKSLVDILREALGTVSVPEPNEEEAALAASLPSVTQVDRRIRLQQEPLSAEAVLRHHASRTIVLLNTVGRAQAMFAALKGALEERGREDVSLILLHSRFFRQDRRAKEERIASLFRKGAAGGSILVATQVVEAGLDISAERLHTELCPMNALVQRAGRCARFEGESGVVHVYPLPVEPGGWLPYGDPGAEDETLTETRRIIEQATETRLDPQRAVEWVQAAHGPSDARALRAGWRQRFDTCMRRIEQNAILRDPKRVADLIRGEDTDSVRLIVCSSPPDAPGRREGVSVSRRLVARALRQGEEGSGWIWDVARDDEPWRPIQALGDLGKAYVVCLTPAMAAYDAEVGLRLGEHGERESPEREEPRRPGHAPLRAESWADHAQRVAAEGRKRLERERCSLTEMGFLERFGLDMQAIMEATEACALLHDLGKLTGAWQQWAEAAQRSRDPAYSHSVPLAHTDFDPDRPEDRERERGLQVRRPPHAPASAYYGRAILPGLLKAAPERLRAAVASSCTAAIVAHHGGWWAPSWEQAPLPLSAGWQRAVETASGVPPDEGALGRLRGFGVDRLLVLTTGPDSLPEWWAVVAYLTRTLRLSDQRATSEWSCHD
- a CDS encoding SEC-C domain-containing protein, giving the protein MSQPGRNDPCPCGSGKKYKKCCLLAAGVPGGAYTQAERRSAQVALGRFGWRQEFDGDRAAAEARFWGAALDLVPEDERPGVLEQGAAFFQDWFTTDFRLASGRTLVEQFLEREGRGLRSGELRYLERSRLTHLRPYEVVGVRREEGFDLLDLWAGKRIQVQERLATRQVVQWDVLAARVMLGPDGVPLLDGVPYLYPARAKDAIMKELRSLHRRFRRRVRGDDVDFFKRSGPVFFLWWLEYVVLASRLAFRTAEGDEMVFASAVFDIRDREALERALASHPDLDRHDDGSYAWHEPGGGEEFRRSLGWFILRDDRVVLETTSQQRAERGRALLEALCGEAVRHRATSLESVERALERRPAKPPREADRVPPEVEAEVLGAYYDKHYRDWVDTALPALGGQTPREAAGSKTSRPRVIALLKDMESLSARDRLEGRPAYDFGWMWAELGLDRPG